The Bosea beijingensis genome contains the following window.
CTACACGCTGCGCCGGCTCCTGGTGGCGATCCCCACGCTGCTGCTGATCAGCCTTGTCATCTTCCTGCTGCTCGGCCTCGCACCTGGCGACCCGATGGCGCAACTGCCGCTGACGATTCCGCCCGAGGTGAAGGAGAAGATGCGCGCGTCGCTTGGCCTCGGCGACCCCTTGTTGGTACGCTATTTCCTATGGCTCAAGCAGTTCTTCTGGGTCGAGCCGCTGCATGTCCTCGACATGCTGTTCGGGTGGAACCTCGCGGGCGAAAGCCAGCGCGTGATGTCGTGGCAGTCGCGTGCGCCCGTCGCCGACATCATCGCGCAAAGACTGCCGCAGACGCTTTGGGTCGTCGGTCTCGCCTATGTGGTGGGGACCGCCATCGCGTTGCCGATCGGCATCCTGTCGGCCTACCGCCAGCATAGCTGGTTCGATCAGCTCGGCACCTTCCTGTCGATGATCGGCTTCTCGGTGCCGACGTTCTTTACCGGCGTGCTGCTGATCGTGATCTTCTCGGTCGAACTGGGCTGGTTTCCCTCGCTCTACGATACGACGTTGCGGGTGACGAACTGGGACAGCTTTCTGGCGCAGGTGCGCCAGATGGTTCTGCCGGTCATGGTGCTCGCGCTCTACAATGCCAGCCAGATCAGCCGGTTCATGCGGGCCTCGATGCTCGACAATCTGCGGCAGGACTATGTCCGCACCGCTCGCGCCAACGGGCTGAGCGAGCGGGTGGTTGTCCTGGTCCATGTGCTGCGCAACTCGATGATCCCGGTCGTGACGGTGATCGCGATGGGCGTGCCGCATATTTTCGGCGGCGCCATCATCACCGAGCAGGTCTTCAAGGTGAACGGGATCGGCGAATTGCTGATCTCGTCGATCCAGGCCAACGATGTACCGATGGTCCAAACCCTGACCTTCATCTTCGCGGTGCTGATCGTGCTGTTCAACCTGATGGCCGACATCCTGTACGGCATTCTCGATCCGAGGATCCGCTATGACTGAGGCCGCCGCGACTGCCCCCCGCCAGCGCTCCAGCCATGCGCGCGATGTCTGGCGCCGGTTCCGCAAGCATCGCGGCGCGATGATCGGCACGGTGATCCTCGGCGCGATCCTGCTGGCGATCATCGCCGGCCCCTGGCTGTGGCAGCTCGATCCGACCGCCATTTCCATGCGGCTGCGCAACCGGGGGCCGTCGCTGGCTCATCCGCTCGGCACCGATCATCTCGGGCGCGACATGCTGGCGCGCCTGATCGCGGGCGGGCGGGTCTCGCTCACGGTTGGAATGACCGCGATGGGGCTTTCGCTGCTGCTGGGGACGCTGGTGGGCGTCTGTGCGGGCTTCCTGCGCGGGCTCGATGGTATCCTGATGCGGCTGACCGACCTCTTCCTCGCGCTCCCCCTGCTGCCGCTGCTCCTCGTCATGTCGATGCTGTTCCGCGAGCCGTTGTCGCAATGGCTCGGCGCCGAGACCGGAATCTTCCTGCTGATCGTCACGGCCATCGGCGGAACGAGCTGGATGCACACCGCGCGCCTCGTCCGTGGGGAGGTCCTCACTCTGAAGGAGCGCGAATTCGTCCTGGCCGCCCGGTCGGTGGGCACGCGCAACGGCAAGATGATCCTGCGCCACATCCTGCCCAATGTGCTGTCGCCGATCCTGGTTTCGGCGACGCTCGGAATCGCCGGCGCAATCATCACCGAAAGCTCGCTGTCCTTCCTCGGACTCGGCTTCCCGCCGGATTTCCCGACCTGGGGCCGCTTGCTCTATGACGCGGTCGACCAGATTCAACTTTATCCGATGCGGGTGATCCTGCCCGGCATCGCGATCTCGTTGACGGTGCTGTCGGTCAACTATATCGGCGACGGCCTGCGCGACGCGATGGACCCACGGGCAAGGTCGCGCTGAACCGATCGCGTCGCCAATCGGCGCTCAGCGCTCGATCCGGTCCCGCAATTGATTGAACGGACCTCGGCAGAGCTGCACCATCCGCCCCAGCAAGGCGCCGGCGACGACCTTTGGCGGTTGGCGCTGGGGCCACCAGTCGAGCCCCGTGGCGGGATTCTCCAATGTCCGGGCGAAGGCGAAGGACAGCGCCGCCGAGGTCGGCACGCCACGGCCCGACCAGCCCGACAGCGCCCAGAGCCCGTCGTCGAGCTTCTGGATCGAGGGCGTCTGGTCGAGCGCCATGCTGATCGTGCCTGTCCACATGAATTCCCAGTCCAGCCCCGCGAGCACGGGCCAGATCCGCGCCAGCCGGCGGGTCATGAAGCCAGCCGTGTAGTCGAAGCGGCTGCCGCGGCCGGGCTCCTGCAGGCCGCCAGTGATGATCCGCCCGGACGCATCGATGCGGAAGAACATCGGGTCATGATGGGTGTCACCGAAATTCATGCCCGAGGGCATGACGGCCGCGCGCTCCTCTTCCGTCAGCGGGCGGCTCGCAACGGCATAGCTCGTCAGCGGGAAGAAGCCCTGCGTCACCGCTCCGGGAACCGCCGCCGTCGAATAGGCGTCGGTCGTCAAACCGACGGCCTTGGCGCGGATTTCGCCCTCGGGTGTACGAACACTCCAGCGACCGCCGTCGCGCGAGAAGCCGGTCATCGGGCTGTCGGTGAAAACCTCGACCCCGAGCGACAGCGCCAGGCGCGCCAGTTCGCGGGCATAGCCGAGCGGATTGACATGTCCTCCTTCGCGATGGACCCAGCCGCCCTGGAAGGCGCGCGTGCTGGTCAGTTCGGCGACCTCGTCGGCATCGAGGTAGCGCTCGGTCTTGCCGTAGCCTGCGTATTTCGCCTGCGCCGCGCGGGTGGCTGCCAGCGTCCGGTGATTATAGGCCGCACTGAGCGTACCCTTCTGGATCGCCTCGCAACGCAGGTCGTGCCGTGCGATCCGGTCGAAAACCCGTGCCCCGGCCTGGGCCAGCAGATCGATGCCCTTCTTCGGCAGGATCGCGGGGTCGAGATAGCGAAAGACCGGGATGCACTGGCCGTGGTTGCGCCCAGAGCCGCCGGCACCGATTCCCCGCGCCTCGACCACCGCGACCCGCGCCCCGGCCTCGGCAAGCTCGATCGCGGTCAGCAGGCCGCCATAGCCGCCGCCGACCAGCAGCATGTCGACCTCGCGCGTGCCGGCGAGGCGCCCGGTCTCCGGGGCTGCAACGGCGGTCAGTGCATAGGGCGGTTCGGCTGAAAACGGGGTCATGCGGCGACTCCCTGATCGATGGCGGCAGTCAAGGCGCCGGCAAGGCGGCTGGCCCAGCGGGCTCGGTCCGGCCCGGTCTCCAGAAGATCGTTCGTCACCTCAAAGCCGCAGGCCGGAAGGCCCGTGCCATAGCTGTGCCAATCGACCGTGTAGACGCCACTCCGACCGGAGTAGGGCTGGTTGTCCCCAAGCACGAGGCCCTTTTCCGCGCCGATATGGCCGAGCAGATGGCGCGACAGCGTGTCGTCGTCATGCCAGATCGTGCCACCGTCCCAGGGGCGATGCAGGCCGTCGAAGACGCGGGTGCAACTGTGCAGCGCGAAGAAGAACGGGCGCTCATGGCGGGTGGTCTGGCGCGCCCAGATCTCGGCCAGTAACCGGTGATAGGGCCAGAAGACGGCATCCTGCCGCTCCTCCCGCTCGGCCGCCGACAAGGCTGCGTTGAGCGTGATGGGCGTGCCTTCCAGCGCCACGGGGATCGAGCGGGGGTCGTCGACCCAGCGGTTCACGTCGATGACGAGGCGGCTGACGTCGCAGAGAACGATCGGCACGTCGATCCGGGCGGCGAGGTCATGGGCGAGCTCCGCGACGCCGAGATCGCAGAAATAGTGACTTTCATGCCAGGCGGGCGCGAGCCCGAGATCGCCGAGGCCCGGCGGGATCGAGCGGCCGGCATGATCGACCGCGATCAACCCGGGCAAGCGACCTTGCGGGTTCAGCACGATCGGCGGATTGGCACGCATGGACGGTCAGCTTTCCTTGGCAGGCGGCTCGGCCGCGCCGAGCTTGCGCAGCTCTTCGATCCGGGCGAGCCGGTCGCGGCTCCAGTCTCGGCAACGCTGGCTGACCGCGGCGACGATTGCCTCGATCTGGGCGGTGGCGACGACACGTGAGCCGAAGGGCGAGGTCGAGGCGTCGGGCGATGTCAGCACGGCGTCTGCATATTCCGCGATGGGCGAGCGCCAGATGTCCGTGAACAGACAGATCCGGGCGCCGCTTTGCCGCACGCCGCGCGCGAACGTCAGAAGCTCGCTCTGGTAACGGCGGTAGTCGAAGATCACGAAGATGTCCTGCGGGCCTGCATCGACCAGCGTGTCGTAGGCGAAGCCCAGCATGAGCGGGGTGAAGGCGACACCGGGCCGCAATTGGCCGAGCTGCGTCGCCAGGCGCTGCGCGAGATTCTGGCTGTAGCGGCCGCCCAGCAGCTTGATCGTCGCCCGCGGAGAGACCAGCAGGTCGACGATCGCGTCGAATTCCGCCGGCATGGCCTGCGCGGCCGCAAGCTGCAGCGCCTCCGCCTGCATCAGCAGGGTGCGCTGGTAGACATGTTCCGGCGGCTCCGCAGCCGTCTCGGAACGGATGTTATTCAGCGGCGAGCCGAGCTGGCGCTCGACATCGGCGATGGCCGCGGCCTGGAAATCGGCGAAGCGCGAGAAGCCGATCTTGGAGAGGAAGCGCAGCACGGTCGGCGCGCTCACCGAGGCCTGTTTCGCGAGAACCTCGACCGTCGCCAGCGCACGCGTCGGATAGCCTTCGAGCAGGGTCGAGGCGACCTTGCGCTCCGCCGTCGAGCGGGCTTCGCTGCGAATCCTGTCGAAAAGGGGCGGCGCGGACATTCCTGTATTCTTTATTACATATTGACTCAATTCAGGCATCTTGCACAGTATGTTACAACAATCAATGCACCCGCCCGGAAGCCGGAGCCGAAGGAACCGGGGCCAGCGACAGGAGAAGACGGAATGAGCATGGCCAAGTTCCTGACCGCAGCCGCGCTTGCGCTGCTGCCCCTCCCCGCGCAGGCCCAGCGGGGGGCGGATGGGGATCTCAAGATCCTCTACTGGCAGGCCGCCTCGACGCTGAACCCCTATTTGTCCGGGATCGGCAAGGAGGTCGACGCGGCGGCGCTCATCGTCGAGCCGCTCGCACGCTTCGATCCGCAGGGTACGCTGGTGCCGCTGCTGGCGGCGGAGATCCCGACCAGGGAAAATGGCGGCATCTCAGCCGACACGACGATGATCACCTGGAAGCTGCGGCCCGGCGTAAAATGGGCCGATGGCAGCGCCTTCACGGCCAAGGACGTGCTCTTCACCTGGAAATACTGCACGGCGCCGGGCGCGGGCTGTGCCGCCTCGAACTCCTTCGACGGCATCAAGGACATCGTCGCCAAGGACGACCTGACGATCGAGATCCAGTTCGCGCAGCCGACGCCCTACCCTTACGTGCCGTTCGTCAGTTCGACGACGCCGGTGCTGCAGGAAGCGCAGTTCAAGGACTGCATGGGCGCCAAGATCGCCTCCTGCACCACGCAGAACTTCGCACCGATCGGCACCGGCCCCTACAAGGTCAAGGAGTTCAAGCCGAACGACGTCGTCATCTACACGATGAACACCGCCTATCGCGAAGCCGGCAAGCCGCATTTCTCCGGCGTAACGATCAAGGGCGGCGGCGACCCGATGTCCTCGGCGCGGGCCGTCTTCGAGACGGGAGAAACCGACTACGCCTGGAATCTGATGCTGGCACCCGACGTCATGGCCAAGCTGACCTCCACAGGCAAGGCACGGACGGTGACGGCCCACGGCACGATGGTCGAATTCCTGTTCCTCAACCTGACCGATCCATCCTCGGATCTGGGCGACAAGCGCTCGACCGTGGCGGGCGGCCCGAACAAGATCCTGAGCGACATCCGCGTGCGCAAGGCGCTCTCTCTCGCCATCGATCGCGCCGAGATCGCCGAGGTTCTCTATGGGGACCAGGGCAAGGCGACCTGCAATGTCGTGCCGGCGCCCGCCCAGTATGTCTCGACCGCCAATGATAGCTGCCTGAAGCCTAATGTCGCGGCGGCCAAGGCCCTGCTGGACGAGGCCGGCTGGAAGCCCGGCGCCGACGGGGTCCGCGAGAAGGGCGGACAGAAACTGCGGCTGTCCTTCCTGACCTCTACCAGCGGCGTCCGTCAGGACACCCAGGCCATGCTGAAGGAGTATTGGAAGACTCTCGGCGTCGCCGTCGACCTGCGCAATGTCAGCGCATCTGTGTTCTTCGGCGGCGATGCCGGCAATCCGGATACGCGGCAGAAATTCTATGCCGATATCGAGATGTACACCGACAACTCGAAGGGCCTCGACCAGGAACCCTACCTGAACAAATGGACCTGCGCGGCGATCCCCTCCCCGGCCACGCAATGGCAGGGCAGCAACATGCCGCGTTACTGCTCGCAGGACTACGACAACCTGTCGAAGACGGTTCGGAAGACCGACGGGATCACGGAGCGCGCCGATCTGGCGCGCAAGATGAACGACATGCTGGTGCAGTCCTACTCCGTCATCCCGCTCGTTCACCGCGGCAATATCTCGGGCGCGACGAAGTCGCTCGCCGGCGTCGCGATGAACCCCTGGGACAGCGAGCTCTGGGACGTCGGCAACTGGTCGCGTTCAAAGTAGGGCGATCGGCCATTCCGCGGCTCGGGCGGCAGAGCCCGAGCCGCATTTTGATGCGCGTTGCCCCGGTAGCCCTGAGCGCAGCGCTACCCATTACCAGATTTTCCTAGAGCATCTGACGTTCGAAACGACCCGGCCCGCCGACGACCACAGTGCTTATACTCGGCTGGTGAGCTAAGCGGTTCGGCGGCGAATATTGCCTCATCCGCCTGAGTCATCGGTCGTTTTTGCTGTATCGAACGATGCCGCCTCGAGCCCCACGCGCTTGCGGACTGCTCAAGCCGGTTAAGCTCCGCAGGCAGCTCGCGCTTGTGACCAAGTCGCAGGGCGCGCTGAATGCCGTCTATCCGCGCGCCTTCGACATCTCGCAGAACACGCGAACGAGCACGTCCGGCACCATCGAGCTGTATGCCCGGCTCCAGAAGTCGACGCGCGGCATGGGCTGCTCCGCCAATACGCTGCTGGGGGTGACCGAGACCGTCAACCAGACGCTGGCCACCACGCCCGGTCCGGCCGGATCCGCCGAGGCTGCGCTCCTCCTGCTCTCGCAGGGCATGGCGTCTGTTACGTTGCGTGGAGAAGAACTGAACTCGGTCATGGAGCAGGCGCCCCACCTCGCCCAGTTGATCGCGGACGGCATGGGCATCCCCATCGGCTCGCTCTAGACCTATGCCGAGCACGGCAAGATCACGACCAAGGTCATCATCGACGCGGCAAGGTCCCAGCGGAAGGGAACCGACGACGACTCCGCCAAGATCGCCACGACGGCGGGCCAGGGCTTCACCGTCATCGGCAACGCCATGGTCGGGCGGATCAGGCCTCCGGAAAACTTCGTAACCGCCGTCCCGGTCTTTGAAGATCACCGAGGATAAGCACGGTCAACGCAGCGTCAGCAGCCTCGAGAAGCTGATCAGAAGCGCCTTGCCGCGGCCGCGATCAGCCGCCTTGAAGGGCAGAAGGGAAACAACGACCCAAACCCAAACGGGTGAATGTCCCAAACCGGCCAAATCGCCGAAAATCAGGGATGCAAAGCAATGGCTTGCGAAACGAGACTCGGCGGCGAATGGCGCTCCCTAGGGGATACGCACCTATAACAACAATAAATAAACAAAATCAAATACTTACAAGTTATCTTGATTTCAATTCATACCATCATTCCTACCATAATTCATACCATAAGGTAGCTACTCATTTTTGGGGCGTTGAACGTCCTCCGATCAAAGGCCACTGCTCGTACAGCCGCAGCGAACGGGTATTGATCGAGCTTATGATCATTACCGCAGCAATAGGGTCGCGGATGCGAGCGGCGCACTCATGGTAGAGCCCGAGGTTGCGCTGATCTTCTTGCAGGGCGTGGAAGCCCTGCTCGTATTCCAGCAAGATAGCTGGGCATGGGCCTTGATCAGCCGGATCGGACGAGGGCCGGATCCCGAGAAAAGCTTACCAATCTCGTCCGCCGCGAGATCGAGATAGCTTGCCGGATCGATGGCGAGGTCCGCCGCCACCCAGGACGTTGAAGGCCCGCTTTCGGACGGTGCGATGACATCGGCGTCCGCCGCTGAGCTTGGCCTTAACCCGACTCGGATACCGTCGCGTTCCTGGCAATCCAATTCGCAGAGGCATAACAAGCCAAGGCTTGGATGCAAATAAGCCATTGATCGGCTCGACACGGGAACTTTCGCTTGAGACGAACGGTTTTTCATCCGCAATCCCTGCTCTGATGCGAGGCTGACGACATGGCGCCGCGCGCAATCTGGAAAGGCGTCTTCAAGGTCGCCGAAGTCACCTGCCCGGTGGCACTCTACACTGCCGCCTCAACCGGCGAGCGCATCTCCTTCCACACTCTGAATCGCAAGACCGGCAACCGAGTGCATCGCCAGTTCATCGATGAGGTCACCGGGAAGCCGGTCGAGAAGGATGATCAGGTCAAGGGCTACGATCGCGGCGATGGCGACTACATCGTGCTCGAGCCGGAGGAGATCGCCGAGGCCACGCCAGAAAGCGACAAGGTCCTCGACGTCGCGACCTTCCTGCCCTGCGACGAGATCGACGACCTGTTCTTCGACCGACCCTATTACGTGACGCCGAGCACGCCGATCGCGACCGAGGCCTTCATCCTGATCCGCGACGTCATGGCGAGCCGCAAGACAGCAGCCCTGGCGCGGACCGTGATCTTCCGGCGGATGCGCTCGATCCTGATACGGCCGCATGAAACCGGCTTGATCGCGACGACGCTCAATTTCGACTACGAGGTCCGCCCGGCGGAAAGCGCCTTCGACGACATCCCGAAGCTAAAGATCGAAGGCGAGATGTTGGAACTCGCCGAGCACATCATCCGCACCAAAGCTGGCCGCTTCGACCCCAAGGCTTTCGACGACCGCTACGAGACTGCGCTGGCAGAACTGGTCAAGGCGAAGATCGAAGGACGCAAGATCAAGCCGGTGAAGCGGCCGGAGCCGGCGAAGGTGGTCAATCTTCTCGATGCTCTCAGACAGAGCGCCAAGAGCAGTCAAGGCGATGGCAAATCGGCTGACAAACCCGCCAAGAAGCGAAAATCCGCCCGCAAGACGGCCGCGAAGACCGAACCACAGCGGAAGGCGAGCTGATCACTTCCGCGGTTCGAGGCTGCGCTTGAGCGCATCCATGATGCTGATGACATTGCCCTCGCTGGCGGCAGGCTTGGTTTTCCGGGCCGGCTTGCGGCCTTTCTGCTTGGCCTTGATGAGATCGAGCAGTTCGTCCTGGACAGGGTCCTGCGCAAGCTCCGGCGACCAGTCCTTCGTGCGCGAGGTGATCAGCTTCTCCATGAGCGCGCGCATGTTGGGCTCGCACTTCGCCTTCCTGATATCAGCGAAATAATCCTTCTCGTCGCGGACCTCGTCGCCATAGCGCAAGGTCCATAACACAATGCCCCTGTCGCGCGGCTCCAACAGGACGGCCCGCTCGCGCCGGTAAAGCACGACGCGGGAGATGCCAACCGTCTTCGTCGCCTTCATCGCCTCGCGGATGACCGAAAACGCCTCGTCGCCGATCTTGCCGTCCGGCACGAGGTAATGCGGCGTGTCGTACCAGATCCAGCCGACGGAGGAGCGCGGCGCGAACAGCTCGATATCGATCGTGCGCGTGCTCTCCAGCGCGACGGCGTCGAGCTCGTCATCCTCGAGCATGACGTAGTCGTCATCCCCCTTGGGGTAGCCCTTGACCTCGTCGGCATCGGCGA
Protein-coding sequences here:
- a CDS encoding ABC transporter permease codes for the protein MLHYTLRRLLVAIPTLLLISLVIFLLLGLAPGDPMAQLPLTIPPEVKEKMRASLGLGDPLLVRYFLWLKQFFWVEPLHVLDMLFGWNLAGESQRVMSWQSRAPVADIIAQRLPQTLWVVGLAYVVGTAIALPIGILSAYRQHSWFDQLGTFLSMIGFSVPTFFTGVLLIVIFSVELGWFPSLYDTTLRVTNWDSFLAQVRQMVLPVMVLALYNASQISRFMRASMLDNLRQDYVRTARANGLSERVVVLVHVLRNSMIPVVTVIAMGVPHIFGGAIITEQVFKVNGIGELLISSIQANDVPMVQTLTFIFAVLIVLFNLMADILYGILDPRIRYD
- a CDS encoding ABC transporter permease, encoding MTEAAATAPRQRSSHARDVWRRFRKHRGAMIGTVILGAILLAIIAGPWLWQLDPTAISMRLRNRGPSLAHPLGTDHLGRDMLARLIAGGRVSLTVGMTAMGLSLLLGTLVGVCAGFLRGLDGILMRLTDLFLALPLLPLLLVMSMLFREPLSQWLGAETGIFLLIVTAIGGTSWMHTARLVRGEVLTLKEREFVLAARSVGTRNGKMILRHILPNVLSPILVSATLGIAGAIITESSLSFLGLGFPPDFPTWGRLLYDAVDQIQLYPMRVILPGIAISLTVLSVNYIGDGLRDAMDPRARSR
- a CDS encoding NAD(P)/FAD-dependent oxidoreductase, coding for MTPFSAEPPYALTAVAAPETGRLAGTREVDMLLVGGGYGGLLTAIELAEAGARVAVVEARGIGAGGSGRNHGQCIPVFRYLDPAILPKKGIDLLAQAGARVFDRIARHDLRCEAIQKGTLSAAYNHRTLAATRAAQAKYAGYGKTERYLDADEVAELTSTRAFQGGWVHREGGHVNPLGYARELARLALSLGVEVFTDSPMTGFSRDGGRWSVRTPEGEIRAKAVGLTTDAYSTAAVPGAVTQGFFPLTSYAVASRPLTEEERAAVMPSGMNFGDTHHDPMFFRIDASGRIITGGLQEPGRGSRFDYTAGFMTRRLARIWPVLAGLDWEFMWTGTISMALDQTPSIQKLDDGLWALSGWSGRGVPTSAALSFAFARTLENPATGLDWWPQRQPPKVVAGALLGRMVQLCRGPFNQLRDRIER
- a CDS encoding N-formylglutamate amidohydrolase, translated to MRANPPIVLNPQGRLPGLIAVDHAGRSIPPGLGDLGLAPAWHESHYFCDLGVAELAHDLAARIDVPIVLCDVSRLVIDVNRWVDDPRSIPVALEGTPITLNAALSAAEREERQDAVFWPYHRLLAEIWARQTTRHERPFFFALHSCTRVFDGLHRPWDGGTIWHDDDTLSRHLLGHIGAEKGLVLGDNQPYSGRSGVYTVDWHSYGTGLPACGFEVTNDLLETGPDRARWASRLAGALTAAIDQGVAA
- a CDS encoding MurR/RpiR family transcriptional regulator, with the translated sequence MSAPPLFDRIRSEARSTAERKVASTLLEGYPTRALATVEVLAKQASVSAPTVLRFLSKIGFSRFADFQAAAIADVERQLGSPLNNIRSETAAEPPEHVYQRTLLMQAEALQLAAAQAMPAEFDAIVDLLVSPRATIKLLGGRYSQNLAQRLATQLGQLRPGVAFTPLMLGFAYDTLVDAGPQDIFVIFDYRRYQSELLTFARGVRQSGARICLFTDIWRSPIAEYADAVLTSPDASTSPFGSRVVATAQIEAIVAAVSQRCRDWSRDRLARIEELRKLGAAEPPAKES
- a CDS encoding peptide ABC transporter substrate-binding protein, with amino-acid sequence MSMAKFLTAAALALLPLPAQAQRGADGDLKILYWQAASTLNPYLSGIGKEVDAAALIVEPLARFDPQGTLVPLLAAEIPTRENGGISADTTMITWKLRPGVKWADGSAFTAKDVLFTWKYCTAPGAGCAASNSFDGIKDIVAKDDLTIEIQFAQPTPYPYVPFVSSTTPVLQEAQFKDCMGAKIASCTTQNFAPIGTGPYKVKEFKPNDVVIYTMNTAYREAGKPHFSGVTIKGGGDPMSSARAVFETGETDYAWNLMLAPDVMAKLTSTGKARTVTAHGTMVEFLFLNLTDPSSDLGDKRSTVAGGPNKILSDIRVRKALSLAIDRAEIAEVLYGDQGKATCNVVPAPAQYVSTANDSCLKPNVAAAKALLDEAGWKPGADGVREKGGQKLRLSFLTSTSGVRQDTQAMLKEYWKTLGVAVDLRNVSASVFFGGDAGNPDTRQKFYADIEMYTDNSKGLDQEPYLNKWTCAAIPSPATQWQGSNMPRYCSQDYDNLSKTVRKTDGITERADLARKMNDMLVQSYSVIPLVHRGNISGATKSLAGVAMNPWDSELWDVGNWSRSK
- a CDS encoding tape measure protein, whose protein sequence is MTKSQGALNAVYPRAFDISQNTRTSTSGTIELYARLQKSTRGMGCSANTLLGVTETVNQTLATTPGPAGSAEAALLLLSQGMASVTLRGEELNSVMEQAPHLAQLIADGMGIPIGSL
- a CDS encoding Ku protein; its protein translation is MAPRAIWKGVFKVAEVTCPVALYTAASTGERISFHTLNRKTGNRVHRQFIDEVTGKPVEKDDQVKGYDRGDGDYIVLEPEEIAEATPESDKVLDVATFLPCDEIDDLFFDRPYYVTPSTPIATEAFILIRDVMASRKTAALARTVIFRRMRSILIRPHETGLIATTLNFDYEVRPAESAFDDIPKLKIEGEMLELAEHIIRTKAGRFDPKAFDDRYETALAELVKAKIEGRKIKPVKRPEPAKVVNLLDALRQSAKSSQGDGKSADKPAKKRKSARKTAAKTEPQRKAS
- a CDS encoding Ku protein, whose amino-acid sequence is MAQRTFWKGYLKLSLVTCPVAMTPARSESEKVRFHTLNRKTGHRIQSRFVDAVTGKPVADADEVKGYPKGDDDYVMLEDDELDAVALESTRTIDIELFAPRSSVGWIWYDTPHYLVPDGKIGDEAFSVIREAMKATKTVGISRVVLYRRERAVLLEPRDRGIVLWTLRYGDEVRDEKDYFADIRKAKCEPNMRALMEKLITSRTKDWSPELAQDPVQDELLDLIKAKQKGRKPARKTKPAASEGNVISIMDALKRSLEPRK